A stretch of the Denticeps clupeoides chromosome 6, fDenClu1.1, whole genome shotgun sequence genome encodes the following:
- the rhogc gene encoding ras homolog gene family, member Gc, with amino-acid sequence MQTIKCVVVGDGAVGKTCLLISYTTNAFPEEYIPTVFDNYSTQASVDGRAVSLNLWDTAGQEEYDRLRTLSYPQTHVFIICFSIGSPSSHANVRHKWHPEVSHHCPGVPVLLVGTKRDLRTDREAVEKLKEQGLAPTTPQQGTTLARHIGAVKYLECSALLQEGVREVFAEAVRAVLYPVTKKNTKKCVLL; translated from the coding sequence ATGCAGACCATAAAGTGTGTGGTGGTGGGTGACGGCGCAGTGGGCAAGACCTGCCTGCTCATCTCCTACACGACCAATGCCTTCCCTGAAGAATACATCCCCACCGTGTTTGACAATTACAGCACACAAGCCAGTGTGGATGGGCGTGCCGTCAGCCTCAACCTTTGGGACACGGCCGGCCAGGAGGAGTACGACCGACTGCGCACGCTCTCCTACCCTCAGACGCACGTTTTCATCATCTGTTTCTCCATCGGAAGCCCTTCGTCCCACGCCAATGTCCGACACAAGTGGCACCCTGAGGTatcccaccactgccctggcGTGCCTGTGCTGCTGGTGGGCACCAAGCGAGACCTGCGCACGGACCGCGAGGCTgtggagaagctgaaggagcAAGGCCTCGCACCCACTACACCCCAGCAAGGCACCACCCTCGCTAGGCACATCGGAGCAGTCAAGTACCTGGAATGCTCTGCTCTCCTGCAGGAGGGCGTCAGAGAAGTGTTTGCCGAAGCCGTACGGGCTGTGTTGTATCCAGTGACCAAGAAGAACACCAAGAAATGTGTGCTGTTATAA